A stretch of Elusimicrobiota bacterium DNA encodes these proteins:
- a CDS encoding lamin tail domain-containing protein codes for MSSCGHKSRYWSVLALLTTVFLSSTLVFSEDIPPAAVSNLAYSAGYTDGDVILTWTAPGEDGTVGTVASYVVKYATYPVISSKFETASHGTLYPQAWTGLVSAGMTEVRVLTGLVPGTYYYYAIKARDVAQQRSAWTSKTDDSSINPNAEGLAADYQPSAVTGIAVTAVSTWTISLAWTPSVPPVYYNDIKYYDIYSGTYSFTQITNYLDRVGTVLYPGTTHYITGITVNKLLYYSVVARDYGITNDYYNKELISPVTKVISTSTLDGIPPERAANITTGILSEAIALSWTMPGDDGDTGNLVNAKVRIRWSKTAKITTELIWETIPVNTVGGSRVEFSTNVIAGQRVNYNLTGLVNGTTYYIVVRIVDDGGNQSSLPGYLTARPLGEGKVLITQVAVADPDSSFNEYVEIYNTTDNDINLENWKLQFMYPGYVSWDTLVEFSSNAVITPNKFYLIASSTYNTTAVVHADVVYNSISIVDSGGHLRVVDGGQQEQDRVAWGNAHSPEGGVTAGIPYGPQVLERLPGSPYEIQPYDTNINSADFKLRNSRNPHNDASPSEPDAGAPAMVTDFIAQPGDNDGEVRLTWTAPGDDLWVRKLDPGRYDIRYAALQTTSWKSADRIIYVSTVTQNMVPQVYVITGLVKNSTYYFWLRTADDNLKWSTETVKTPGLARDVEPVAVSSLTAEALIYSVALDWNDNTVDTDFVNYNIFRSTYNSESGYALLAEVNYSSYTDSNISTPVEYFYKVKSKDFNNYLSTYSVTVSAKPYVIKPSLPIPPEGIVSGINNGLTRISWEGVRYNDNSSDCVDLRGYRVYGGESMLSLINAKKFIVEVASYTTTWTDPLFRRPYFYALRAVNSYGFESNNSVIIDSLANDNKYDILKDDEMRLRAYCSIEQSGDYRPSLVTDPVAAAEDLYGCVLTYLKNNEKTDLPTGKTAKLVFTYTDTNGVIDGLVLNENDTAGKFGVFFHNSVNWQWLGGIVDTLNNNVTVDAKNSGRYKLSQRSSAGTGTGDEFKMYEIVPSRTFVPGGRVDKITFYISGVGDIVPIGKMYNLDNVNVAKLEYNAATTALTWDGRNEYGVYVPSGVYVYYISGKGKTLTGTIVVAR; via the coding sequence TTGAGTAGTTGTGGCCATAAATCCCGGTACTGGTCAGTTCTCGCCTTATTAACCACAGTATTTTTGTCTTCAACTTTAGTATTCAGCGAGGATATCCCGCCTGCTGCGGTGTCTAATCTTGCCTATAGTGCAGGATATACTGACGGTGATGTTATACTAACTTGGACTGCTCCGGGTGAGGATGGAACCGTAGGAACTGTTGCATCCTACGTTGTTAAGTATGCAACGTATCCCGTTATTTCCTCTAAGTTTGAGACCGCTTCACACGGGACGTTGTATCCGCAAGCATGGACTGGTTTAGTAAGTGCCGGGATGACTGAGGTAAGGGTTTTAACAGGTTTGGTACCAGGTACATATTATTATTACGCAATAAAAGCACGGGATGTAGCGCAACAACGCAGTGCGTGGACATCAAAAACGGATGATTCTAGCATCAACCCCAATGCAGAAGGGTTAGCAGCGGACTATCAGCCAAGCGCGGTGACCGGGATTGCTGTTACCGCTGTATCCACCTGGACAATAAGTCTCGCATGGACACCCTCAGTCCCGCCGGTGTATTATAACGATATCAAATATTATGATATATACTCCGGGACGTATAGTTTTACGCAAATAACGAATTATCTTGACCGGGTAGGTACGGTATTGTATCCGGGTACTACGCATTATATTACCGGTATTACGGTGAATAAGTTGTTGTATTACTCTGTTGTTGCGCGGGATTACGGGATTACGAATGATTATTATAATAAGGAACTTATCAGTCCTGTAACGAAGGTTATATCCACATCAACACTTGACGGTATACCTCCGGAACGTGCAGCAAATATTACTACCGGAATTTTGAGTGAAGCCATAGCGCTTTCATGGACGATGCCGGGGGATGACGGGGATACCGGTAATCTTGTAAACGCGAAAGTGCGTATACGGTGGAGTAAGACTGCTAAAATAACAACTGAACTTATCTGGGAAACCATACCCGTGAATACGGTTGGCGGGAGCAGGGTTGAGTTCAGCACTAATGTTATTGCCGGGCAGCGCGTTAATTATAACTTGACCGGTTTAGTTAACGGTACCACGTATTACATTGTAGTTCGTATTGTAGATGACGGAGGGAATCAGTCGTCATTACCGGGATATCTTACAGCACGTCCTTTGGGAGAAGGTAAGGTGTTGATCACGCAAGTGGCAGTGGCGGATCCTGATAGTTCGTTTAATGAATATGTTGAGATTTATAATACTACAGATAATGATATTAATCTTGAAAACTGGAAACTGCAGTTTATGTATCCCGGGTATGTCAGCTGGGATACTCTGGTGGAGTTTAGTTCCAACGCAGTTATCACACCGAATAAGTTTTATTTAATTGCCAGCAGTACATACAATACCACCGCCGTTGTTCACGCTGATGTTGTGTACAATAGTATCTCAATTGTTGACAGCGGGGGGCATTTACGCGTAGTGGATGGTGGCCAACAGGAACAGGACCGCGTAGCATGGGGTAATGCGCATAGCCCCGAGGGCGGTGTTACCGCCGGGATTCCTTATGGGCCGCAGGTGTTGGAACGCCTGCCCGGGAGTCCGTATGAAATACAGCCGTATGATACAAACATTAACTCCGCGGATTTTAAATTACGGAATAGCCGTAACCCGCATAATGATGCAAGCCCCAGTGAACCTGATGCCGGTGCACCGGCAATGGTTACCGATTTTATTGCCCAACCCGGGGATAATGACGGGGAGGTGCGGCTTACCTGGACCGCGCCAGGGGATGACCTATGGGTGCGTAAGTTAGACCCGGGACGGTATGATATACGCTATGCTGCATTACAGACTACATCCTGGAAAAGTGCGGATAGAATTATTTATGTCAGTACCGTCACACAAAATATGGTACCGCAGGTGTATGTAATTACGGGGTTAGTGAAGAATAGTACATACTATTTTTGGTTACGTACTGCGGATGATAATCTTAAGTGGAGTACAGAAACTGTTAAAACACCGGGCCTTGCGCGGGATGTTGAGCCTGTAGCGGTGTCCAGCCTTACCGCAGAAGCGTTAATATATTCCGTTGCGCTTGACTGGAATGATAATACCGTGGATACTGATTTTGTTAACTACAACATTTTTCGTTCTACCTATAACTCTGAATCAGGGTATGCATTACTGGCGGAGGTTAATTATAGTTCTTATACAGACAGTAATATCTCCACCCCGGTTGAGTATTTTTATAAGGTGAAGAGCAAGGATTTTAATAATTATCTCAGCACATATTCGGTTACCGTCAGTGCGAAGCCGTATGTTATAAAACCGTCATTACCAATCCCGCCGGAAGGGATTGTCAGCGGGATAAATAATGGGTTAACCCGGATAAGTTGGGAGGGGGTTAGGTATAACGATAACAGCAGTGATTGCGTAGACCTCCGAGGGTACCGCGTATATGGTGGGGAGAGTATGCTAAGTTTGATAAACGCGAAAAAGTTTATCGTGGAAGTAGCGTCGTATACTACTACCTGGACTGACCCTCTGTTCCGGCGGCCGTATTTCTATGCACTCCGCGCGGTGAACTCTTACGGATTCGAAAGTAATAATTCTGTTATCATAGACTCATTGGCGAATGATAATAAGTACGATATCCTGAAAGACGATGAGATGCGGTTACGCGCGTATTGTTCTATTGAACAAAGCGGGGATTACCGCCCGTCATTAGTGACTGATCCTGTGGCTGCTGCGGAAGATCTTTACGGTTGTGTATTAACGTATCTAAAGAATAACGAGAAAACTGACCTCCCTACCGGCAAAACTGCGAAGTTGGTATTTACCTACACTGACACCAACGGCGTTATCGACGGGTTAGTGCTTAATGAAAACGATACTGCCGGTAAGTTCGGTGTGTTCTTCCATAATTCGGTTAACTGGCAATGGCTGGGCGGGATAGTTGATACGTTAAATAATAATGTTACGGTTGATGCTAAGAACAGCGGGCGGTATAAGTTGTCACAGCGCAGTAGCGCGGGTACTGGTACGGGGGATGAGTTTAAGATGTATGAAATCGTTCCTTCCCGTACGTTTGTCCCCGGCGGGCGTGTGGATAAGATAACGTTTTATATTTCCGGTGTAGGGGATATTGTACCTATAGGGAAAATGTATAACCTTGATAATGTTAA
- a CDS encoding dihydropteroate synthase, whose amino-acid sequence MFIIGEKINGMFKSVREAVAGRDKRVIRELANAQLAAGANALDVNVGPGSAEPIKDMEWLITSIREVTQCPLAVDTTKPDVMELGLTLAGDNAFLNSVSGDKEKLDILIPLAKKYNSKIVALTMTKTGVPQNTDTRMEIAANIVAAAVEHGYDTAGLYIDPLILPVNVAQPHASAVIETIRQIGLLCDPPPKTVLGLSNVSQGTIFRGLIDRTYLVMAISAGLDAAILNPLDKELMDAMIATELLLGKTLYCDSFLDAYHKK is encoded by the coding sequence ATGTTTATTATCGGCGAAAAAATTAATGGGATGTTTAAATCCGTGCGTGAAGCTGTTGCGGGACGGGATAAACGTGTTATCCGGGAACTTGCGAATGCGCAGCTTGCTGCCGGAGCGAATGCGTTGGATGTCAATGTTGGGCCGGGGTCAGCGGAACCTATAAAAGATATGGAATGGTTAATAACCTCTATCCGTGAAGTTACTCAGTGCCCTCTGGCGGTGGATACGACAAAACCGGATGTTATGGAATTAGGACTTACTCTTGCGGGTGACAATGCGTTCCTTAATTCCGTATCGGGGGATAAAGAAAAACTTGATATACTTATACCGCTGGCAAAAAAGTATAATTCAAAAATTGTGGCCTTAACCATGACAAAAACCGGGGTTCCTCAGAATACTGATACCCGTATGGAAATCGCAGCTAATATCGTTGCCGCGGCGGTTGAGCATGGGTATGATACTGCAGGTTTGTATATTGATCCTCTAATATTACCGGTAAATGTTGCGCAGCCGCATGCATCGGCTGTGATTGAAACTATCCGACAGATCGGGTTATTATGCGATCCTCCGCCAAAAACGGTGTTAGGGTTGTCAAATGTGTCACAAGGAACGATTTTCCGTGGATTAATTGACCGTACGTATCTGGTAATGGCTATTTCCGCGGGGTTGGATGCAGCGATACTTAACCCGTTGGATAAAGAATTAATGGATGCTATGATTGCAACGGAATTGTTGTTAGGCAAGACGTTGTATTGCGACTCATTTCTTGATGCATACCATAAAAAGTAG
- a CDS encoding type II secretion system protein GspG, whose product MAPKLFCKFHPKIESVNYCRRCANSLCDNCVRFVNNSVLCNPCSEITRGKMPLHPTDKLSSPKEQAAHSPRLFFHYFTRITFLLLIIAGVYFRKQVIEYGKTNLQVVLTKYNIKIPGLTTTVTTGTVTTGSSEEARSMTDNAAIAAESIQLKLFVQALKVKKSVTGNYPSDFPEFVSEQFGTVTELKHDPGLDSWGNKYVYDSRGIGFELRSCGPDGVAYSTDDIVVTGAE is encoded by the coding sequence ATGGCACCGAAGTTGTTCTGTAAATTTCATCCGAAGATTGAATCGGTAAATTATTGCCGGCGGTGCGCCAATAGTTTATGTGATAATTGCGTGAGGTTCGTTAATAACAGTGTTTTGTGTAATCCCTGCTCGGAGATTACCCGCGGGAAGATGCCGTTGCATCCAACGGATAAGTTGTCCTCGCCAAAAGAACAGGCAGCGCATTCGCCGCGCTTATTTTTTCATTATTTTACGCGTATAACGTTTTTGTTGCTGATAATCGCAGGGGTGTATTTTAGGAAACAGGTTATTGAGTATGGTAAAACAAATTTGCAGGTGGTATTAACCAAATATAATATTAAGATCCCGGGCTTGACTACAACCGTTACAACCGGAACTGTTACCACTGGCAGTAGTGAAGAAGCTAGGTCTATGACTGATAACGCGGCAATCGCTGCGGAGAGTATACAATTGAAGTTATTCGTCCAGGCGTTGAAGGTAAAAAAATCTGTAACCGGGAATTATCCTTCTGATTTCCCGGAGTTTGTTTCCGAACAATTTGGTACCGTTACAGAACTAAAACATGATCCCGGGCTGGATTCCTGGGGTAATAAGTATGTGTATGACAGCCGAGGTATTGGGTTTGAGTTACGCAGTTGCGGGCCGGATGGCGTGGCATACTCAACGGATGATATTGTTGTAACCGGAGCGGAATAA
- a CDS encoding cyclic nucleotide-binding domain-containing protein has protein sequence MNVNELLKQVSFMSKISGEDINKISTVVEECSYKPDSVIFKENSPGGEMFIVVTGKVQICRAEVDGGMKVLSLLDNGQIFGELSVFDRLPRSATAIAVENTKLLCIKADRLEKLMNEDKELGLLLLRQVILNLSQRLRNTNDKLQDKVFWGFTAKL, from the coding sequence ATGAACGTAAACGAACTGTTAAAGCAGGTGAGTTTTATGTCAAAAATATCGGGGGAAGACATTAATAAAATCAGTACCGTGGTAGAGGAGTGTTCTTACAAGCCGGATAGCGTTATTTTTAAGGAAAACTCGCCCGGTGGCGAGATGTTTATTGTTGTTACCGGTAAAGTACAGATATGCCGTGCTGAAGTTGATGGCGGGATGAAAGTGTTGTCTCTACTGGATAATGGGCAGATATTTGGCGAGCTTTCAGTGTTTGACCGGCTTCCGCGGTCCGCTACGGCTATTGCGGTTGAGAACACGAAGCTGTTATGCATAAAAGCGGATAGGCTTGAGAAACTTATGAATGAGGATAAGGAACTCGGGTTGTTGTTATTGAGGCAGGTTATACTGAACTTATCACAGAGGTTGAGAAATACTAATGATAAACTTCAGGATAAAGTGTTTTGGGGTTTTACAGCGAAACTGTAA
- a CDS encoding tetratricopeptide repeat protein yields MIYLLLIILLILLAVQLYITAAKYRSVRAGSKYSVEFQPLLDAGEYVKAKDMVEKYIVSVKTPNAELLYLKGYVDYHMGDIKNAVETLRTAVKLDGTHVLARYTYAYIMAHNFDNKPVAVRQLKKIVRQYPSFIPAYITLGTVYHNMKKYEKAIAVLSRAVKFENVTPAVFNNLGTVYAKVGKNKRAAEMFVKAQESDPKGVDAYLNLGNLYSIIQDYASAKKSFIAALEIEPGNKFARYWLGCVYTIERQFDNAIQQLEESLNIDPGFALPYLQLAVVYTKLGNDEKRQSYYNKAIMLDPKLEEHK; encoded by the coding sequence ATGATTTATTTGTTGTTAATAATACTTCTTATACTACTTGCAGTACAGTTGTATATTACTGCAGCGAAGTACCGGTCGGTACGCGCGGGGAGTAAGTATAGCGTTGAGTTTCAGCCGTTACTTGACGCGGGAGAGTATGTAAAAGCCAAGGATATGGTTGAGAAGTATATCGTATCTGTAAAAACCCCGAATGCTGAATTGTTATACCTCAAAGGATATGTGGATTACCATATGGGAGATATAAAAAATGCGGTGGAAACTTTGCGTACGGCGGTCAAACTTGATGGTACACATGTTCTTGCGAGGTATACTTACGCGTACATAATGGCGCATAATTTTGATAACAAACCCGTGGCAGTACGGCAGTTAAAGAAAATTGTAAGGCAGTACCCATCGTTTATACCTGCGTATATAACCCTTGGGACGGTTTATCATAATATGAAAAAGTACGAGAAAGCTATAGCGGTACTGTCCCGCGCGGTTAAGTTTGAGAATGTAACCCCCGCAGTGTTTAATAATCTTGGGACGGTTTATGCAAAGGTTGGGAAAAATAAGCGCGCGGCGGAAATGTTTGTTAAAGCGCAGGAATCTGATCCAAAAGGTGTTGACGCGTATCTTAACCTCGGGAATTTGTACAGTATAATCCAGGATTACGCATCGGCAAAAAAAAGTTTTATCGCTGCATTGGAAATTGAGCCGGGGAATAAGTTTGCGCGGTACTGGCTTGGGTGTGTGTACACAATTGAACGCCAGTTTGATAATGCTATTCAGCAGCTGGAGGAATCGTTAAACATAGACCCGGGGTTTGCGTTGCCGTATCTTCAGTTGGCAGTGGTTTACACCAAACTGGGTAATGATGAAAAACGTCAGAGTTATTATAACAAAGCAATAATGTTAGACCCTAAACTGGAGGAGCATAAGTAA
- a CDS encoding acetate kinase: MKILVLSCRIHSVKYEVFELSTENRKNVEKELCRGNVSKIGSEFATAYMCKPNKEPEIDVFPVKDHAAAIEVILKTITAPETGVITHIKDLDGIGHRVVHGGDKYTESLLITDEVKQEIYRNIELTPLHNPFNYNGIEAIEKLCPGIPQVAVFDTSFHQTMDECAYRYPIAERLYHEHRVRRYGFHGISHRYVLERAAVLLNKPQDKLSLISLHLGAGTSACAIRNGKSVDTTMGFTPLEGLMMSTRSGSVDPELVFFLHKAGWELSDIRVCLNYESGILGVSGISGEMKDVVIAMLAGDKRAKLTVDMYVYQLRKIIGSYFLILKNTDAIVFTAGIGEKSDIIREMVCDGLEFIGVKIDTDANNEANSKEAVISVPDAGIKVLVIPGNEKLLIARDVANIISKTEVLAQ, translated from the coding sequence TTGAAAATTCTGGTGCTTAGTTGCAGGATACATTCGGTGAAGTATGAAGTCTTTGAGTTATCTACTGAAAACCGTAAGAACGTGGAGAAAGAGTTATGCCGCGGGAATGTGAGTAAGATAGGTTCAGAATTCGCGACAGCGTATATGTGTAAGCCGAACAAAGAACCGGAGATTGATGTGTTTCCGGTGAAAGACCATGCCGCAGCAATTGAGGTTATTCTAAAAACTATTACTGCGCCTGAAACCGGGGTAATTACGCATATAAAAGATTTGGATGGGATTGGCCATCGCGTGGTGCATGGCGGGGATAAGTATACGGAATCGTTGTTGATCACTGACGAAGTGAAACAAGAAATTTACCGGAATATCGAACTTACACCGTTGCATAATCCGTTTAACTACAACGGGATTGAAGCGATTGAAAAGTTGTGTCCAGGCATACCCCAGGTTGCTGTGTTTGATACGTCATTCCACCAGACAATGGATGAGTGCGCGTACCGTTACCCGATAGCTGAAAGGTTGTACCATGAACATCGTGTCCGCCGGTATGGCTTCCACGGGATTTCGCATAGGTATGTTTTAGAACGCGCAGCTGTGTTGTTGAACAAACCGCAGGATAAATTGTCATTAATATCGTTGCATCTTGGTGCGGGTACTAGCGCGTGTGCTATACGAAACGGGAAGTCGGTTGATACTACCATGGGATTTACGCCGTTGGAAGGGTTGATGATGTCAACCCGGTCGGGGAGTGTTGATCCGGAACTAGTATTTTTCTTGCATAAGGCAGGGTGGGAACTTTCGGATATACGTGTGTGTCTTAACTACGAAAGCGGTATCCTCGGGGTTTCCGGGATATCCGGGGAAATGAAGGATGTTGTTATTGCGATGCTTGCCGGGGATAAACGCGCAAAACTTACTGTTGATATGTACGTTTATCAATTACGCAAAATTATCGGGTCGTATTTTTTGATACTGAAAAATACGGATGCTATAGTTTTTACCGCGGGTATCGGCGAGAAATCTGATATTATCCGTGAGATGGTGTGTGATGGGCTGGAATTTATCGGGGTTAAGATAGATACTGATGCGAATAATGAGGCTAATTCTAAAGAAGCGGTAATAAGTGTGCCGGATGCTGGGATAAAAGTGCTGGTGATACCGGGGAATGAAAAGTTGTTAATTGCTCGGGATGTTGCGAATATTATTTCTAAAACTGAGGTATTAGCGCAGTGA
- a CDS encoding acetyl-CoA decarbonylase/synthase complex subunit delta has translation MVDKVIEKSASAISEVTLGALPPEGGTRGSVLKVGGMGVMPFHRFDGIEPHLPVVAVEVWDRPPVEEWPWFYEKYKDIVSNLIVWTKTAEEWGAEAICLRLASLHPDECTSYLPADIKKKIRAVLETTKLPLIIIGTGNNERDSDVLTLVCEETRGERCLVGMAVKENFKTIAAAAAANGHSIIAESPLDINLAKQLNILISDLGLGLDRIVMHHTTGGLGYGFEYCYSIMERTRIAGLQGDKIMGTPIINMIAQETWKVKESKDVVSSWGELDSRGTAWEIAATAAYLPAGADLVVVAHPVTVQTIKKVIRRFDGR, from the coding sequence ATGGTAGATAAAGTAATAGAAAAGTCAGCATCTGCGATCTCGGAGGTTACCCTCGGGGCATTACCGCCCGAGGGAGGGACACGGGGTAGTGTGCTGAAAGTCGGCGGGATGGGCGTTATGCCGTTTCACCGGTTTGATGGCATTGAACCGCACTTGCCGGTTGTAGCAGTGGAAGTATGGGACCGCCCGCCAGTAGAAGAATGGCCGTGGTTCTATGAAAAGTATAAGGACATAGTATCTAACCTTATAGTATGGACAAAAACTGCGGAGGAATGGGGCGCAGAAGCGATTTGTTTGCGTTTAGCGTCCTTACACCCTGATGAGTGTACTTCGTATTTGCCTGCTGATATTAAAAAAAAGATACGGGCTGTCCTGGAAACAACAAAACTGCCTTTAATTATTATTGGAACCGGGAATAATGAACGGGATAGTGATGTGTTGACACTTGTATGTGAAGAAACACGGGGTGAACGCTGTCTGGTCGGTATGGCGGTAAAAGAAAATTTTAAGACAATCGCAGCAGCTGCTGCGGCAAACGGGCATAGTATTATTGCGGAAAGCCCGTTGGATATTAATCTCGCAAAACAGTTGAACATTCTTATCTCTGACCTCGGGCTCGGGCTTGACCGTATTGTTATGCATCACACTACCGGCGGGTTGGGGTATGGGTTTGAGTATTGTTATTCCATAATGGAACGTACAAGGATTGCGGGGTTACAGGGTGATAAGATCATGGGTACTCCCATAATTAATATGATAGCGCAGGAAACATGGAAGGTTAAGGAATCAAAGGATGTGGTGTCGTCTTGGGGAGAACTTGACTCCCGGGGGACAGCGTGGGAGATCGCTGCTACTGCCGCGTATTTACCTGCAGGAGCTGATCTTGTAGTGGTAGCGCATCCGGTTACCGTGCAGACAATAAAAAAAGTTATACGCCGTTTTGACGGGAGGTAA
- a CDS encoding TrpB-like pyridoxal phosphate-dependent enzyme, translated as MEDTKIFLSEKEMPQKWYNINPDLPAQLPPPLHPGTGKPVGPQDLAPLFPMEVIKQEMSMEPWIEIPDDVLKIYKLWRPSPLHRARRLEKALKTPARIYFKNESVSPAGSHKPNTAVAQAYYNKQEGVKNICTETGAGQWGSALAFACQLFGIECKVYMVKVSYEQKPYRKMMMQTWGAKVFASPSNLTEAGRKILAEDPESTGSLGVAISEAVEDAVKTGGKYSLGSVLNHVLLHQTIIGLEVQKQLKIAGEKTPDILIACTGGGSNFGGFAFPFIPDKLKGKKDIRIIAVEPASCPSLTKGLYAYDFGDSVGMTPLIKMCTLGHAFRPAPIHAGGLRYHGMAAQVSLLAKEGVIEARSYKQNACFEAAVLFARTEGFLPAPETSHAIKAAIDEAIRCRETGEEKCIVFNYSGHGHFDLNSYDKYLAGQLNDLEYSEAELKESLSKLPKVNG; from the coding sequence GTGGAAGACACCAAGATTTTTTTGTCAGAGAAAGAAATGCCGCAGAAGTGGTACAACATAAACCCGGATTTACCGGCACAACTGCCTCCGCCGTTGCATCCCGGGACAGGGAAGCCTGTGGGGCCACAGGATCTCGCGCCGTTATTTCCGATGGAAGTTATTAAACAGGAAATGTCAATGGAACCGTGGATTGAAATCCCGGATGATGTGTTGAAGATATACAAACTCTGGCGCCCGTCACCGTTGCATCGCGCACGTAGGTTAGAAAAAGCGTTAAAAACCCCGGCGCGGATATATTTTAAGAATGAAAGCGTAAGTCCCGCAGGCAGTCATAAGCCAAATACTGCGGTTGCGCAGGCGTATTATAATAAACAGGAAGGCGTGAAGAATATCTGCACGGAAACCGGTGCGGGGCAGTGGGGTAGCGCATTAGCGTTTGCATGCCAGTTATTCGGTATTGAATGTAAAGTTTATATGGTAAAGGTTAGTTATGAACAAAAACCGTACCGTAAAATGATGATGCAAACCTGGGGTGCAAAAGTTTTTGCGTCACCCTCTAACCTTACTGAAGCCGGACGTAAAATATTGGCGGAAGATCCGGAATCTACTGGCAGCTTGGGTGTCGCAATTTCGGAAGCTGTGGAAGATGCTGTGAAGACCGGCGGAAAGTATTCGTTGGGTAGCGTGTTGAACCATGTGTTATTGCATCAAACCATTATTGGGCTTGAGGTACAGAAACAACTTAAAATCGCGGGTGAGAAAACCCCGGATATTCTTATTGCCTGTACAGGCGGTGGGAGTAATTTCGGAGGGTTTGCGTTCCCGTTTATCCCGGATAAGCTTAAGGGTAAAAAAGATATTAGGATTATTGCTGTGGAGCCGGCTTCATGCCCGAGCCTGACCAAAGGATTGTACGCATATGATTTTGGTGATTCCGTTGGTATGACGCCTTTGATTAAGATGTGCACGCTTGGACATGCATTCCGTCCCGCGCCGATACATGCCGGTGGGTTGAGGTATCACGGGATGGCAGCACAGGTGTCATTGTTAGCAAAAGAAGGTGTGATTGAAGCACGGTCGTATAAACAAAACGCGTGTTTTGAAGCTGCAGTCTTGTTTGCGCGGACGGAAGGGTTTTTACCCGCTCCGGAAACGTCGCATGCAATCAAAGCGGCTATCGATGAAGCTATTCGCTGCCGTGAAACCGGTGAAGAGAAATGTATTGTATTCAACTACAGCGGTCACGGGCATTTTGACTTAAACTCGTATGATAAATATCTGGCTGGTCAACTTAATGATTTAGAATATTCGGAAGCTGAACTCAAAGAATCGTTGAGTAAACTACCGAAAGTCAACGGGTGA
- a CDS encoding AAA family ATPase — MMRVIEMSKRIAVAGKGGVGKTTFTAVVINLLKKAGVAPVLAVDADPNANLHEYLGLKYEHKVSDIREELSGNVVPKGMSKSEYIEWQISNALVESSGVDLLVMGHPEGRGCYCFVNELLRGYLSKVAKNYGAVVTDNEAGLEHLSRRTTDNVDILYVISTPTVVGLKSVRNIMDTVRNVKLKIAEVKLVMNQVESLNWKLPAEFKDLLPYFDGIVRTDHSIASLAETGGAVSSLPEDSVAVNDIKNVLIKHGFLVI, encoded by the coding sequence ATGATGAGAGTAATTGAGATGTCTAAACGCATAGCAGTTGCAGGAAAAGGAGGGGTGGGGAAAACTACATTCACTGCGGTTGTTATCAACCTGCTGAAGAAAGCAGGAGTTGCGCCGGTACTTGCAGTCGATGCTGATCCGAATGCCAACCTCCATGAATATCTCGGCTTAAAGTATGAACATAAAGTTTCGGATATCCGTGAAGAACTTAGTGGGAATGTAGTTCCAAAAGGTATGTCAAAGTCGGAGTATATTGAATGGCAGATTAGTAATGCGTTAGTAGAAAGTTCCGGGGTTGACTTACTTGTGATGGGACATCCGGAAGGGCGCGGGTGTTACTGTTTTGTTAATGAACTACTGAGGGGTTATCTGTCAAAAGTAGCGAAGAATTATGGTGCTGTAGTTACGGATAATGAGGCAGGGCTGGAACATCTTTCCCGCAGGACTACGGATAATGTTGATATCCTGTATGTGATTTCCACACCTACGGTTGTGGGGTTGAAGTCTGTACGTAATATCATGGACACTGTGAGAAATGTTAAACTAAAAATTGCAGAGGTAAAACTTGTTATGAACCAGGTGGAAAGCCTTAACTGGAAACTACCGGCTGAGTTCAAAGATTTACTTCCATACTTCGACGGGATTGTTAGAACAGACCATAGTATCGCATCCCTGGCGGAAACCGGCGGTGCGGTATCTTCCCTCCCGGAGGATAGTGTAGCTGTTAATGATATAAAAAATGTTTTAATCAAACACGGATTTTTGGTAATATAA